From one Leishmania panamensis strain MHOM/PA/94/PSC-1 chromosome 11 sequence genomic stretch:
- a CDS encoding hypothetical protein (TriTrypDB/GeneDB-style sysID: LpmP.11.1320), with protein sequence MTDVACMVYSGLGGVIMVCLLGVVTLGFFISTYYYRRVCLRTEKRPPRVVCFDLLKMVTAGFVASLANYTFTAKVTWAAGGITVRNKPLEGIGWYGAISVVDVLIGTPLSIAIGRLINRTCQLLEKQMRTPSPLKVTIHQNTIYGKYSDEHDSTCDYRDFVPPVRWVWWYSQTVTWTWACVLGETISGLIVLYSFLLVKSVWNPVAWIAVMISFWNVNCLLKQYVVVLFGRTILSYLRLALIDFFNKYTQRTPAWPPP encoded by the coding sequence ATGACGGATGTGGCGTGCATGGTCTACTCCGGCCTCGGTGGGGTCATCATGGTATGCCTTCTCGGTGTCGTTACTCTAGGCTTCTTTATCTCTACGTACTACTACCgacgtgtgtgcctgcggaCGGAAAAGCGACCACCCCGAGTGGTCTGCTTCGACCTACTCAAGATGGTCACGGCCGGGTTTGTAGCCTCTTTGGCCAACTACACGTTCACCGCAAAAGTGACGTGGGCGGCGGGCGGCATTACAGTCCGCAACAAGCCACTCGAGGGAATCGGCTGGTATGGTGCTATCTCTGTCGTCGATGTCCTCATCGGCACCCCACTGTCAATAGCTATCGGACGCCTCATCAATCGGACTTGTCAACTCCTGGAGAAGCAGATGCGCACGCCATCCCCATTGAAAGTCACGATTCACCAGAACACTATTTACGGCAAGTACAGTGACGAACACGATTCCACTTGTGATTACCGCGATTTCGTGCCGCCTGTGAGGTGGGTCTGGTGGTACTCTCAGACGGTCACCTGgacgtgggcgtgtgtgcttggcgAAACGATCTCGGGCCTGATTGTTCTGTATAGCTTTCTTCTTGTCAAATCAGTATGGAATCCGGTGGCGTGGATTGCTGTCATGATTTCGTTCTGGAACGTCAACTGTCTCTTGAAGCAGtacgtggtggtgctgtttGGTCGCACTATTCTGTCCTATCTGCGCCTTGCACTGATCGACTTTTTTAACAAGTacacgcagcgcacgcctGCCTGGCCGCCGCCCTAG